From one Lotus japonicus ecotype B-129 chromosome 3, LjGifu_v1.2 genomic stretch:
- the LOC130748706 gene encoding nucleoside diphosphate kinase 1 encodes MATEQTFIMIKPDGVQRGLVGEIIGRFEKKGFYLKGLKLLTVESSFAEKHYADLSAKPFFNGLVEYIISGPVVAMIWEGKNVVTTGRKIIGATNPAQSEPGTIRGDFAIDIGRNVIHGSDSVESANKEIALWFPEGPANWQSSQHKWIYE; translated from the exons ATGGCCACCGAACAAACCTTCATCATGATCAAGCCTGATGGTGTTCAAAGAGGCCTC GTTGGTGAGATTATTGGCAGATTTGAGAAGAAGGGTTTCTACTTGAAAG GTTTGAAACTCCTTACTGTGGAGAGCTCTTTTGCTGAGAAGCACTATGCAGACTTATCTGCAAAGCCATTCTTCAATGGATTGGTGGAATACATTATCTCCGGCCCTGTTGTTGCCATGATTTGGGAGGGTAAGAATGTTGTGACAACTGGCCGAAAGATCATTGGAGCAACAAACCCAGCTCAATCTGAGCCTGGAACCATTCGTGGTGACTTTGCTATTGACATTGGGAG GAACGTTATTCATGGAAGCGATTCTGTTGAAAGCGCCAACAAGGAAATTGCACTGTGGTTCCCTGAGGGCCCTGCTAACTGGCAGAGCAGCCAGCACAAGTGGATCTATGAGTAA
- the LOC130743517 gene encoding UV-B-induced protein At3g17800, chloroplastic-like translates to MQTSKHITFCMSDMKVQLCSLWSPKSLVVRAAASDSDESANKIVPLQLESPIGQFLSQILINHPHLVPAAVDQQLQQLQTDRDSESDPNKQNQDPSSSSTDLVLYRRIAEVKANERRKALEEILYALVVQKFMVANISLIPSITPNPTGRVDSWPNDDEKLKQLHSYEAYEMQHKQRGSINDSVTKIETLISDYNVTICNIHKQS, encoded by the exons ATGCAAACAAGTAAACACATTACCTTCTGCATGTCTGATATGAAAGTCCAGTTATGCTCATTGTGGTCTCCCAAGTCCTTAGTTGTTAGAGCAGCAGCGTCGGACTCGGATGAATCCGCTAACAAGATTGTTCCTCTTCAGCTCGAGTCCCCGATTGGACAGTtcctttctcaaattttgatcaaTCACCCGCATCTCGTGCCTGCTGCGGTTGACCAACAGCTTCAACAGCTCCAAACTGACCGTGATTCTGAATCTGATCCCAATAAACAAAATCAagatccttcttcttcctccactgATTTAGTTTTGTACAG GAGGATTGCTGAGGTGAAGGCTAATGAAAGGAGGAAAGCACTGGAAGAGATTTTGTATGCACTGGTGGTGCAAAAGTTCATGGTTGCTAACATTTCCCTCATACCCTCCATAACCCCAAACCCAACCGGTAGAGTTGATTCATGGCCAAATGATGATGAGAAGCTTAAGCAGCTTCACTCATACGAAGCATATGAGATGCAACACAAACAAAGAGGTTCAATCAATGACAGTGTCACAAAAATAGAAACCCTCATCAGCGATTACAATGTCACCATTTGCAACATACACAAACAATCTTAA